One genomic window of Eleginops maclovinus isolate JMC-PN-2008 ecotype Puerto Natales chromosome 12, JC_Emac_rtc_rv5, whole genome shotgun sequence includes the following:
- the inpp5e gene encoding phosphatidylinositol polyphosphate 5-phosphatase type IV, with amino-acid sequence MTENGEDSPLQQSYETPARGDSAVIDNSKTLKTSLGDAKACKEHNDAHTLTARNAEGEISPYQPRPPPQPRFSSKSVSVEESVRTRRLKNSQESLSDLVETGSSTDSLKEDLTASAQGGFFFREAATIRNEQESNVRPLSAVATGSPVFRDSGSSLSDYEGRPRSQHSDPTDLRARSSKVRLSPVQPTGKLPALEKGFASATLKAANRIDRDCLDYTALAKEKLRDRFHRNLSDSRLLESMGSDSVSVNSIRSNYSVMSPIRPQDVRNRSFLEGSVLGNGALLGAEELDRYFPDRKLGIYIATWNMQGEKGLPTNLDDLLLPTDSEFAQDFYIIGVQEGCPDRREWETRLQETLGPYYVMLYAAAHGVLYLTVFVRRDLIWFCSEVEHATVTTRIISQIKTKGAVGIAFTFFGTSFLFITSHFTSGDAKVYERVLDYNKIIEALALPKGLPDTNPYRSTSSDVTTRFDQVFWFGDFNFRLSKARADVEAIIKRTAGGDMGPLLEHDQLSKEMKEGSIFKGFQEAPIHFLPTYKFDVGCDIYDTTSKQRTPSYTDRIVFRSRQADDIKALKYTCCSSIRTSDHRPVISVFQVKLRPGRDNIPLGAGQFDRGLYLEGIRRRITRELKRREAMKNESSSTICTIS; translated from the exons ATGACCGAGAATGGAGAGGACAGCCCCCTCCAGCAGTCCTATGAAACTCCTGCTAGAGGAGATTCAGCTGTCATTGACAACAGCAAGACCCTCAAGACCTCCTTAGGGGACGCCAAAGCTTGCAAAGAACACAATGATGCCCATACACTCACTGCTAGAAATGCAGAGGGGGAGATCAGTCCATACCAGCCTCGGCCACCCCCACAACCCAGGTTTTCCAGCAAAAGTGTCTCAGTGGAGGAATCGGTGAGAACCAGGAGGTTGAAAAACAGCCAGGAGAGTCTGAGTGACCTGGTAGAGACTGGCTCCTCCACAGACTCGCTTAAAGAGGACCTAACAGCTTCCGCACAAGGAGGATTTTTTTTCAGGGAGGCTGCCACCATAAGGAATGAACAGGAATCCAATGTGAGACCCCTCTCTGCTGTTGCGACAGGATCCCCAGTCTTCCGAGACAGCGGTAGCAGTCTCTCTGATTATGAAGGGAGGCCCCGCAGCCAGCATAGCGACCCCACAGACCTACGGGCTAGGTCCAGCAAGGTGCGCCTGTCCCCGGTGCAGCCCACGGGGAAGCTGCCTGCTCTGGAGAAGGGCTTTGCATCAGCCACTTTAAAGGCAGCTAATAGGATTGACCGGGATTGTTTGGATTATACTGCGTTGGCCAAAGAAAAACTCCGTGATAGATTCCACAGGAACCTGAGCGACAGCCGGCTTCTGGAGAGCATGGGCTCTGATAGTGTCTCTGTCAATTCTATTAGGTCAAACTACAGCGTGATGAGCCCCATCAGACCCCAGGATGTGAGGAACAG AAGCTTTCTGGAGGGCAGCGTGCTGGGAAACGGTGCTCTGCTCGGGGCTGAGGAGCTGGACCGCTACTTCCCTGACAGGAAACTGGGCATCTACATAGCCACCTGGAACATGCAGGGAGAAAAG GGTCTCCCAACCAACTTAGATGATCTCCTCCTTCCAACAGACTCTGAATTTGCACAAGACTTTTATATAATCGGGGTCCAGGAGGGCTGTCCTGACAG GAGGGAGTGGGAGACCCGTCTTCAGGAGACTCTGGGACCGTACTACGTCATGCTGTACGCAGCAGCACATGGTGTTTTGTATCTCACTGTGTTTGTCAGAAGGGACCTCATCTGGTTCTGCTCAG AGGTAGAGCACGCCACAGTCACAACCAGGATCATCTCTCAGATCAAGACCAAAGGGGCTGTTGGAATCGCCTTCACCTTTTTTGGCACTtctttcctcttcatcacaTCCCATTTTACCT CGGGAGATGCCAAAGTTTATGAAAGAGTACTCGACTACAACAAGATCATCGAGGCTTTAGCTCTACCAAAAGGCCTTCCAGACACTAACCCATACCGCTCCACGTCAT CCGATGTCACCACAAGATTCGACCAGGTCTTCTGGTTTGGAGATTTTAACTTCCGGCTGAGCAAAGCCCGGGCCGATGTGGAGGCCATCATAAAGCGCACAGCAGGCGGAGATATGGGCCCTCTGCTGGAGCACGACCAGCTCTCCAAGGAAATGAAGGAGG GTTCAATCTTTAAAGGTTTCCAGGAGGCACCTATACACTTCCTCCCCACATACAAGTTTGACGTCGGCTGTGATATCTACGACACTACTTCTAAACAGAGAACGCCCTCATACACA GACAGGATTGTGTTCAGGAGCAGACAGGCTGATGATATAAAAGCGTTAAAGTACACCTGCTGCTCCAGCATCAGGACCTCCGACCATCGGCCCGTCATCAGCGTCTTCCAGGTCAAACTCAGACCAGGGAGAGACAA tatTCCCCTCGGTGCGGGACAGTTTGACAGAGGCTTGTACTTGGAGGGCATCAGGAGGAGGATCACCAGAGAGCTGAAAAGGAGGGAGGCAATGAAGAACGAAAGTAGCAGCACCATCTGCACCATCTCCTGA
- the LOC134873611 gene encoding gamma-crystallin M3-like, with translation MTSTGMNMSKIIFYEEKNFQGRSYECMSDCFDMSSYLNRCHSCRVERGCFMVYDRTNYMGNQYFMRRGEYADYMSMMGMSDCIKSCRMITMHRGSYRMKIYERESFGGQMYELMDDCDNIMERYRMSNCMSCNVMEGHWLMYEQAQYRGRMMYVRPGEYRNFMNMGHSNMRFMSMKRITDSCF, from the exons ATGACTTCCACTGGAATGAACATGAGCAAG ATCATCTTCTACGAGGAGAAGAACTTCCAGGGTCGCTCCTATGAGTGCATGAGCGACTGCTTCGACATGTCCTCCTACCTGAACAGGTGCCACTCCTGCAGGGTGGAGAGAGGCTGCTTCATGGTGTACGACCGCACCAACTACATGGGAAACCAGTACTTCATGAGGAGGGGCGAGTACGCCGACTACATGAGCATGATGGGCATGAGCGACTGCATCAAGTCCTGCCGCATGATCACCATG CACAGGGGATCCTACAGGATGAAGATCTACGAGAGGGAGAGCTTCGGAGGTCAGATGTATGAGCTGATGGACGACTGTGATAACATCATGGAGCGTTACCGCATGTCCAACTGCATGTCCTGCAACGTGATGGAGGGCCACTGGCTGATGTACGAGCAGGCCCAGTACAGAGGCAGGATGATGTATGTGAGGCCCGGCGAGTACAGGAACTTCATGAACATGGGCCATAGCAACATGAGGTTCATGAGCATGAAGCGCATCACCGACTCCTGCTTTTAG